In Streptomyces sp. 840.1, one DNA window encodes the following:
- the dusB gene encoding tRNA dihydrouridine synthase DusB codes for MTTLAPAPQLLRIGPHTVQPPVVLAPMAGITNAPFRTLCREFSGGKGLFVSEMITTRALVERNEKTMQLIRFDASETPRSIQLYGVDPVTVGKAVRMIVDENLADHIDLNFGCPVPKVTRKGGGSALPYKRPLLRAILHQAVSNAGDLPVTMKMRKGIDDDHLTYLDAGRIAVEEGVTAMALHGRTAAQHYGGTADWDAIARLKEHVPEIPVLGNGDIWCADDALRMMRETGCDGVVVGRGCLGRPWLFGDLVSAFEGTETRQTPSLRTVADVMLRHATLLGEWIGDETRGVIDFRKHVAWYLKGFAVGSEMRRNLAVTSSLEELGAQLNELRLDQPWPDGADGPRGRTSGNNRVVLPDGWLKDPYDCAGISADAELDTSGG; via the coding sequence ATGACCACGCTCGCCCCCGCGCCCCAGCTGCTCCGCATCGGCCCGCACACCGTGCAGCCGCCGGTGGTCCTCGCCCCCATGGCCGGCATCACCAACGCGCCCTTCCGCACGCTGTGCCGGGAGTTCTCGGGCGGCAAGGGGCTGTTCGTCAGCGAGATGATCACGACGCGGGCGCTGGTCGAGCGCAACGAGAAGACCATGCAGCTCATCCGGTTCGACGCGAGCGAGACGCCGCGCTCCATCCAGCTGTACGGAGTGGACCCGGTCACGGTCGGCAAGGCCGTCCGCATGATCGTCGACGAGAACCTCGCCGACCACATCGACCTGAACTTCGGCTGCCCGGTCCCCAAGGTCACCCGCAAGGGCGGCGGCTCGGCGCTCCCGTACAAGCGGCCGCTGCTGCGCGCGATCCTCCACCAGGCCGTCTCCAACGCGGGCGACCTGCCGGTCACCATGAAGATGCGCAAGGGCATCGACGACGACCACCTCACCTACCTCGACGCCGGCCGGATCGCCGTCGAGGAGGGCGTGACGGCGATGGCCCTGCACGGCAGGACCGCCGCCCAGCACTACGGCGGGACCGCCGACTGGGACGCCATCGCCCGGCTGAAGGAGCACGTCCCGGAGATCCCCGTCCTCGGCAACGGCGACATCTGGTGCGCGGACGACGCGCTGCGGATGATGCGCGAGACCGGCTGCGACGGCGTGGTCGTGGGCCGCGGCTGCCTGGGCCGCCCCTGGCTCTTCGGTGACCTGGTGAGCGCGTTCGAGGGTACGGAGACGAGGCAGACGCCCTCGCTGCGCACCGTCGCCGACGTCATGCTGCGGCACGCGACGCTGCTCGGTGAGTGGATCGGTGACGAGACCCGGGGCGTGATCGACTTCCGTAAGCACGTGGCCTGGTACCTCAAGGGCTTCGCGGTCGGCTCCGAGATGCGCCGGAACCTCGCGGTCACCTCCTCGCTGGAGGAGCTGGGCGCGCAGCTGAACGAGCTGCGGCTGGACCAGCCGTGGCCGGACGGCGCCGACGGCCCGCGCGGCCGCACCTCGGGCAACAACCGGGTGGTGCTCCCGGACGGCTGGCTGAAGGACCCGTACGACTGCGCGGGCATCTCCGCCGACGCCGAGCTCGACACCTCGGGCGGCTGA